In the genome of Microbacterium saperdae, one region contains:
- the paaK gene encoding phenylacetate--CoA ligase PaaK, whose amino-acid sequence MTTIELLTGAGDSVLHSRPELEELQLRRLQWTVRHAYENVPHYHRRFTEHGVTPDDIRTLADIRRLPFTTKADLRETYPFGMVAVPMGDVRRVHASSGTTGRPTVVAYTQGDLDRWADLVARSLHAAGIRPGMRVHNAYGYGLFTGGLGAHAGIERLGATVIPMSGGQTARQVQMIHDFEPDAILCTPSYLLTIADALEEAGIDPRATSLRIAVLGAEPWTNEMRREIERRLNLDAVDIYGLSEVMGPGVASESVLTKDGPHVWEDHFLPETIDAESGDPVADGELGELVFTSLTKEAFPVIRYRTRDLTRLLPGTTFPAARRIEKITGRNDDMIILRGVNLFPTQIEELVMGIETLTPHFVLELRRESRMDSMTVRIERHPQLERSVCEAAAAVLQQRIKVHIGTTVDVHLEEPGTLPRSEGKYKRVYDLR is encoded by the coding sequence ATGACGACGATCGAACTGCTGACCGGTGCGGGAGATTCCGTGCTGCACTCGCGTCCGGAACTCGAGGAGCTCCAGCTGCGCCGACTGCAGTGGACCGTGCGCCATGCATACGAGAACGTGCCCCACTACCACCGCCGCTTCACGGAGCACGGCGTCACTCCCGACGACATCCGCACGCTCGCCGACATCCGCCGCCTGCCCTTCACCACCAAGGCCGACCTGCGCGAGACGTATCCGTTTGGCATGGTCGCTGTGCCGATGGGCGATGTGCGGCGCGTGCACGCGTCGTCGGGAACCACCGGGCGACCGACCGTGGTCGCCTACACGCAGGGCGACCTCGATCGCTGGGCCGATCTCGTCGCCCGCTCGCTCCACGCCGCCGGCATCCGTCCCGGCATGCGCGTGCACAACGCCTACGGCTACGGCCTCTTCACGGGAGGTCTCGGCGCGCACGCCGGCATCGAGCGGCTCGGGGCGACCGTGATCCCGATGTCGGGCGGGCAGACCGCGCGCCAGGTGCAGATGATCCACGACTTCGAGCCGGACGCGATCCTGTGCACCCCGAGCTATCTGCTCACGATCGCCGATGCGCTGGAGGAGGCAGGCATCGATCCGCGAGCGACCTCGCTGCGCATCGCGGTCCTCGGCGCGGAGCCCTGGACCAACGAGATGCGCCGCGAGATCGAGCGCAGGCTGAACCTCGACGCGGTCGACATCTACGGGCTCAGCGAAGTGATGGGGCCGGGTGTCGCGAGCGAGAGCGTGCTCACCAAGGACGGCCCGCACGTGTGGGAGGACCACTTCCTCCCCGAGACGATCGACGCGGAGTCGGGCGATCCGGTGGCCGACGGCGAACTCGGGGAGCTCGTCTTCACCTCGCTCACGAAGGAGGCGTTCCCGGTCATCCGCTACCGCACGCGCGACCTCACCCGCCTGCTCCCCGGCACCACGTTCCCGGCTGCGCGACGGATCGAGAAGATCACGGGACGCAACGACGACATGATCATCCTCCGCGGGGTGAACCTGTTCCCGACGCAGATCGAGGAGCTCGTGATGGGCATCGAGACCCTGACGCCGCACTTCGTTCTCGAGCTGCGGCGCGAGAGCCGGATGGACTCGATGACCGTGCGCATCGAACGGCATCCGCAGCTCGAACGCTCCGTGTGCGAGGCCGCGGCCGCCGTGCTGCAGCAGCGCATCAAGGTGCACATCGGCACGACCGTGGACGTGCACCTGGAAGAACCGGGAACCCTGCCGCGCAGCGAGGGCAAGTACAAGCGCGTCTACGACCTGCGCTGA
- a CDS encoding aldehyde dehydrogenase family protein — protein sequence MTTTTTILEAVGVPESVGRAIPDAATRETIGYAPIHTVADLDDAVAAARAAQPAWAALGHAERSRILNAIADDIEANSEELAVLLSREQGKPLNGPNARFEVGACALWTRTAADTPIEPEVVFEAGESRAEVHYDPLGVVGAIGPWNWPMMITVWQIAPSLRMGNTVVVKPSEYTPLSVLALAEIYNRHLPDGVLTVISGDREVGAAIAAHPDLDKIMFTGSTATGRRIVEASAGSLARLTLELGGNDAGIILPGTDIEAIAENLFWGIFINTGQTCAALKRLYVHDSQYEQVVEALAAMARTMPLGNGLDEGNVLGPLQNEKQFDIVSALVDDARENGARIVAGGSAAPEHGPLFYQTTVVADISDGARLVDEEQFGPVIPVIRYSDVDDAVRRANASTQGLGGSVWSQDVEAATAVARRVQAGTVWINQHGAINPHVPFGGIKASGYGQEFGVAGLKAVSAPKVIQR from the coding sequence GTGACCACGACAACGACGATCCTGGAAGCCGTCGGCGTGCCCGAGAGTGTGGGCCGCGCGATCCCGGATGCCGCCACAAGAGAGACCATCGGCTACGCGCCGATCCACACGGTCGCCGATCTGGACGACGCGGTCGCGGCCGCGCGTGCGGCACAACCGGCGTGGGCTGCGCTCGGTCACGCAGAGCGCAGCCGCATCCTGAACGCCATCGCGGATGACATCGAGGCGAACAGCGAAGAGCTCGCGGTGCTGCTGTCCCGCGAGCAGGGCAAGCCGCTGAACGGACCCAACGCCCGCTTCGAGGTGGGCGCGTGCGCGCTGTGGACCCGCACGGCCGCCGACACCCCGATCGAGCCGGAGGTCGTGTTCGAGGCCGGGGAGTCGCGTGCCGAGGTGCACTACGACCCCCTGGGTGTGGTCGGCGCGATCGGTCCGTGGAACTGGCCCATGATGATCACCGTCTGGCAGATCGCGCCCTCGCTGCGGATGGGCAACACCGTGGTCGTGAAGCCGAGCGAGTACACGCCGCTGTCGGTGCTCGCGCTCGCCGAGATCTACAACCGGCACCTGCCGGACGGGGTGCTCACGGTGATCTCGGGCGACCGCGAGGTCGGTGCAGCCATCGCGGCTCACCCCGATCTCGACAAGATCATGTTCACCGGCTCGACGGCCACCGGTCGTCGCATCGTCGAGGCCTCTGCCGGGAGCCTCGCGCGGCTCACTCTCGAACTCGGTGGCAACGACGCGGGGATCATCCTGCCCGGTACCGACATCGAGGCGATCGCCGAGAACCTGTTCTGGGGCATCTTCATCAACACCGGTCAGACCTGCGCCGCCCTCAAGCGCCTCTATGTGCATGACTCGCAGTACGAGCAGGTGGTCGAGGCGCTCGCCGCGATGGCGCGCACGATGCCGCTCGGCAACGGCCTCGACGAGGGCAACGTGCTGGGCCCGCTGCAGAACGAGAAGCAGTTCGACATCGTCAGCGCCCTCGTCGACGACGCCAGGGAGAACGGCGCACGCATCGTCGCGGGTGGGTCTGCGGCTCCCGAGCACGGACCGCTGTTCTACCAGACCACGGTCGTCGCCGACATCTCCGACGGGGCACGCCTGGTCGACGAGGAGCAGTTCGGTCCGGTCATCCCGGTCATCCGCTATTCGGATGTCGACGATGCCGTGCGCCGGGCCAACGCCTCCACGCAGGGGCTCGGCGGATCCGTGTGGTCGCAGGATGTCGAGGCCGCGACCGCGGTCGCCCGACGGGTGCAGGCCGGCACCGTGTGGATCAACCAGCACGGCGCCATCAACCCGCACGTGCCGTTCGGCGGCATCAAGGCGTCGGGCTACGGGCAGGAGTTCGGAGTCGCAGGGCTGAAGGCGGTCTCGGCGCCGAAGGTCATCCAGCGCTGA
- the paaZ gene encoding phenylacetic acid degradation bifunctional protein PaaZ has product MTAAILPSYVGDAWWAPATDPDAAVVRDASTGEAVAAVSTRGLDVEAVLQHARTAGQQSLGALTFHQRAVLLKQFAIELTAHKEELYELSARSGSTRRDSLNDIDGGIGVLFTYSSKGRREMPNSQVYLDGAIEPLSKDGSFLGRHIYTRLPGAAVQINAFNFPMWGALEKFAPAFLAGVPSIVKPATPTAYVAEAWVRILVDSGLLPAGSLQLISGGVQDLLGRVGLGDTVGFTGSATTAARLRAQVDPAVRFTSETDSINASVLAPDAVAGTPEFDAYVRQLMVELTTKAGQKCTAIRRAIVPAGSRDELVAALQASITARVVIGDPRAEGVTLGPLVSVAQRDEVLHQVGVLQDAGGTLLIGSTERPEVTRADGTVGAADDGAFLSPIVIGFDGAAPAAAHEVEAFGPVTSVLTYSSLAEAAELVGRGGGSLVTSVATHDPQTAAELITRIGAFNGRVLFLDRDDARSSTGHGAPVPHLVHGGPGRAGGGEELGGIRAVLHYMQRTAVQGSPRMLTAITGVWHAGADADATGMHPFRKSLAELRIGDRVDSAEREVTLADIETFAHFTGDTFYAHMDEAAAAANPFFPGRVAHGYLLVSWAAGLFVDPAPGPVLANSGLENLRFITPVSPGDRIRVALTAKQITPRETDEYGEVRWDAVIRNERDEVVAEYDVLTLVAKELAPADASSTTGAAA; this is encoded by the coding sequence ATGACTGCTGCGATCCTGCCCAGCTATGTCGGCGACGCCTGGTGGGCGCCCGCGACCGACCCCGATGCCGCCGTCGTGCGTGATGCGTCGACCGGCGAGGCCGTCGCCGCCGTCAGCACCCGCGGTCTCGACGTCGAGGCCGTGCTCCAGCACGCCCGCACCGCCGGGCAGCAGAGCCTCGGCGCCCTGACGTTCCACCAGCGCGCCGTGCTGCTCAAGCAGTTCGCGATCGAGCTCACGGCGCACAAGGAGGAGCTGTACGAGCTGTCGGCGCGCTCGGGCTCGACCCGGCGCGATTCGCTCAACGACATCGACGGCGGCATCGGCGTGCTGTTCACATACTCCTCCAAGGGCCGGCGCGAGATGCCGAACTCCCAGGTGTACCTCGACGGCGCGATCGAGCCGCTGTCGAAGGACGGCTCATTCCTCGGCCGCCACATCTATACGCGCCTGCCCGGCGCCGCGGTGCAGATCAACGCCTTCAACTTCCCGATGTGGGGAGCGCTGGAGAAGTTCGCCCCCGCCTTCCTCGCCGGTGTGCCGTCGATCGTGAAGCCCGCGACCCCCACCGCGTACGTGGCGGAGGCCTGGGTGCGCATCCTCGTCGACTCCGGGCTGCTCCCCGCCGGTTCTCTGCAGCTGATCAGCGGCGGCGTGCAGGATCTGCTGGGCAGGGTCGGCCTCGGCGACACCGTCGGCTTCACCGGCAGCGCGACGACCGCAGCCCGGCTGCGCGCGCAGGTCGACCCCGCCGTGCGGTTCACGAGCGAGACCGACTCGATCAACGCGTCCGTGCTCGCGCCGGATGCCGTCGCGGGCACGCCCGAGTTCGACGCCTATGTGCGCCAGCTCATGGTCGAGCTCACGACCAAGGCCGGACAGAAGTGCACCGCGATCCGCCGGGCGATCGTGCCGGCGGGGTCGCGCGACGAGCTGGTCGCCGCACTGCAGGCGAGCATCACCGCGCGCGTCGTGATCGGCGACCCGCGCGCCGAGGGCGTCACGCTCGGACCGCTGGTCTCCGTGGCACAGCGCGATGAGGTGCTGCACCAGGTCGGTGTGCTGCAGGATGCCGGCGGCACGCTGCTGATCGGCTCGACCGAGCGCCCGGAGGTCACGCGGGCCGATGGCACCGTGGGCGCCGCAGACGACGGTGCCTTCCTCTCTCCGATCGTGATCGGCTTCGACGGCGCCGCCCCCGCTGCGGCGCATGAGGTGGAGGCCTTCGGTCCCGTCACGAGCGTGCTCACGTACTCCTCGCTCGCCGAAGCGGCGGAGTTGGTCGGACGCGGCGGAGGGTCGCTCGTGACCAGCGTCGCGACGCACGATCCCCAGACGGCCGCCGAGCTGATCACCCGTATCGGCGCGTTCAACGGCCGCGTGCTGTTCCTCGACCGCGACGATGCCCGCAGCTCGACGGGCCATGGAGCCCCGGTGCCGCACCTGGTGCACGGAGGCCCCGGCCGCGCGGGCGGCGGAGAGGAGCTGGGCGGCATCCGGGCGGTACTGCACTACATGCAGCGCACCGCGGTGCAGGGCTCCCCACGCATGCTGACCGCGATCACCGGGGTGTGGCACGCGGGTGCCGACGCCGACGCCACGGGCATGCATCCGTTCCGCAAGTCGCTGGCCGAGCTGCGCATCGGCGACCGCGTGGACTCCGCAGAGCGGGAAGTCACCCTCGCCGACATCGAGACCTTCGCGCACTTCACGGGTGACACCTTCTACGCCCACATGGACGAGGCTGCCGCGGCTGCCAACCCGTTCTTCCCCGGCCGGGTCGCGCACGGCTACCTCCTGGTGTCCTGGGCGGCAGGACTCTTCGTGGATCCGGCGCCCGGCCCCGTGCTCGCCAATTCCGGGCTCGAGAACCTGCGCTTCATCACACCGGTGTCGCCGGGAGACCGCATCCGGGTGGCGCTGACGGCGAAGCAGATCACTCCGCGCGAGACCGACGAGTACGGCGAGGTGCGGTGGGATGCCGTGATCCGCAACGAGCGCGATGAGGTGGTGGCCGAATACGACGTGCTGACCCTCGTCGCCAAGGAGCTCGCGCCCGCGGATGCCTCATCGACGACCGGGGCGGCCGCGTGA
- a CDS encoding RecQ family ATP-dependent DNA helicase produces the protein MVSTAPSDTREADTREAALAALRELVGRPDADFHDGQYEAIEALVAGRRRALVVQRTGWGKSAVYFVATLLLRRQGAGPTVLVSPLLALMRDQISAAERAGVRAVAINSTNAHEWSDVLARLDRDEVDVLLVSPERLNNPSFREEQLPALVRRIGMLVVDEAHCISDWGHDFRPDYRRLRDLIAQMPADVPVLATTATANSRVVADVAEQLGSLQSTGEAGAVDVLTIRGPLARTSLRLGVLRLRDSASRLAWLLSHLGDLPGSGIIYTLTVAAAVDTARLLREHGHDVRAYTGQTDTDERAESEGMLKRNEVKALVATSALGMGFDKPDLGFVLHLGAPSSPVAYYQQVGRAGRASESADVLLLPGVEDRDIWHYFATASMPDRDRAERVISALGDTSVSTPALEAMVDIRRTPLELLLKVLDVDGAVRRVQGGWVATGEPWVYDAERYERIAAERVAEQQHMLDYEQTEGCRMEFLQRSLDDDTAAPCGRCDNCAGGWFPREIGAAATTQASESLDRVGVPIEPRRAWPTGADRLEVPVRGRIAPDEQAGEGRALARLTDLGWGGVLRDIFAAGAPDAPVPPQLLAACVRVLAGWTWDQRPVAVVAMPSRSHPQLVDSLARGLAEVGRLPYLGALAPIGGGPSGQPGGNSVFRLAGLWDRLSAEHLEVPAGPVLLIDDLVDSRWTMTIAARTLRRAGASEVLPFTLALRG, from the coding sequence ATGGTCTCCACTGCTCCGTCCGACACCCGCGAGGCCGATACCCGCGAGGCCGCGCTCGCCGCGCTGCGCGAACTCGTCGGCCGTCCCGATGCCGACTTCCACGACGGGCAGTACGAGGCGATCGAGGCCCTGGTCGCCGGCAGGCGCCGAGCGCTCGTCGTGCAACGCACCGGATGGGGCAAGTCGGCGGTGTACTTCGTCGCCACTCTGCTGCTGCGGCGACAGGGGGCGGGGCCGACCGTGCTCGTTTCGCCGCTGCTGGCGCTCATGCGCGACCAGATCTCCGCGGCCGAACGGGCCGGCGTGCGGGCGGTCGCGATCAACTCCACGAACGCCCATGAGTGGAGCGATGTGCTGGCGCGCCTCGATCGCGATGAGGTCGACGTGCTGCTGGTCTCGCCCGAGCGTCTGAACAATCCGTCCTTCCGCGAGGAGCAGCTGCCGGCACTGGTCCGCCGCATCGGCATGCTGGTCGTCGACGAGGCCCACTGCATCAGCGACTGGGGGCACGACTTCCGCCCCGACTACCGACGGCTGCGCGACCTGATCGCGCAGATGCCGGCCGACGTTCCGGTGCTCGCGACCACGGCCACGGCGAACAGTCGGGTCGTGGCCGACGTCGCCGAGCAGTTGGGGAGCCTGCAGAGCACCGGCGAGGCGGGAGCGGTGGACGTGCTCACGATCCGTGGTCCGCTCGCCCGCACCTCGTTGCGCCTCGGTGTGCTGCGGCTGCGCGACTCGGCGAGCCGGCTGGCCTGGCTGCTCAGTCACCTCGGCGATCTGCCTGGTTCCGGCATCATCTACACGCTCACCGTCGCCGCCGCGGTCGACACCGCCCGGCTGCTGCGTGAGCACGGTCACGACGTCCGTGCCTACACGGGCCAGACCGACACCGATGAGCGCGCCGAGTCCGAGGGGATGCTGAAGCGCAACGAGGTCAAGGCGCTCGTCGCGACCAGCGCGCTGGGGATGGGCTTCGACAAGCCGGATCTCGGTTTCGTGCTGCACCTGGGTGCTCCGTCGTCACCGGTCGCGTACTACCAGCAGGTCGGCCGCGCCGGTCGTGCCAGCGAGAGCGCCGATGTGTTGCTGCTCCCCGGAGTGGAGGACCGCGACATCTGGCACTACTTCGCGACCGCGTCGATGCCCGACCGGGACCGCGCGGAGCGAGTGATCTCGGCCCTCGGCGACACCTCCGTCTCGACCCCGGCGCTCGAGGCGATGGTCGACATCCGTCGGACGCCGCTCGAGCTGCTGCTGAAGGTGCTCGATGTCGACGGCGCGGTGCGACGGGTGCAGGGCGGGTGGGTCGCCACGGGCGAGCCCTGGGTCTACGACGCCGAGCGGTACGAGCGCATCGCGGCCGAGCGCGTCGCCGAGCAGCAGCACATGCTCGACTACGAACAGACCGAGGGGTGCCGGATGGAGTTCCTGCAGCGCTCTCTCGATGACGACACCGCGGCGCCGTGCGGTCGCTGCGACAACTGCGCCGGCGGCTGGTTCCCGCGCGAGATCGGTGCGGCGGCGACGACCCAGGCGTCGGAGTCGCTCGACAGGGTCGGTGTGCCGATCGAGCCGCGTCGCGCCTGGCCGACAGGCGCCGATCGGCTCGAGGTGCCGGTGCGGGGCCGCATCGCGCCGGACGAGCAGGCGGGGGAGGGCAGGGCGCTCGCCCGCCTCACGGACCTGGGGTGGGGAGGGGTGCTGCGGGATATCTTCGCGGCGGGCGCGCCGGATGCCCCGGTGCCGCCGCAGCTTCTCGCCGCCTGCGTCCGCGTGCTCGCCGGGTGGACCTGGGATCAGCGCCCGGTCGCGGTGGTCGCGATGCCATCCCGGTCGCATCCTCAGCTCGTCGACTCCCTCGCCCGCGGACTCGCCGAGGTCGGGCGGCTGCCGTACCTCGGTGCTCTCGCACCCATCGGCGGCGGCCCGAGCGGGCAGCCCGGTGGCAACAGCGTGTTCCGGCTCGCCGGGCTCTGGGATCGACTGAGCGCCGAGCATCTCGAGGTTCCTGCGGGGCCCGTGCTGCTCATCGATGACCTGGTCGACAGCCGGTGGACCATGACGATCGCCGCGCGCACGCTCCGTCGCGCCGGTGCGAGCGAGGTGCTGCCGTTCACGCTCGCTCTGCGCGGCTGA
- the paaI gene encoding hydroxyphenylacetyl-CoA thioesterase PaaI — MRPMMQRDRASALLGMTVEKDEPGEAVVSMQVRDDMLNGHAITHGGFVFTLADTAFAIACNEDERVTVAAGADIVFVKSTTAGQRLTAHARRRTVVGRAGVYDITVTDDTGDVVAEVRGRSLTTGRRPAE; from the coding sequence ATGCGTCCGATGATGCAGCGCGACCGCGCCTCGGCGTTGCTCGGCATGACCGTCGAGAAGGACGAGCCGGGCGAAGCCGTGGTGTCGATGCAGGTACGCGATGACATGCTCAACGGCCACGCGATCACGCACGGCGGCTTCGTGTTCACTCTCGCCGACACGGCCTTCGCGATCGCCTGCAACGAAGACGAGCGGGTCACGGTCGCCGCAGGCGCCGACATCGTGTTCGTGAAGTCGACGACCGCCGGACAGCGCCTGACCGCGCACGCCCGCCGCCGCACTGTCGTCGGCCGCGCGGGGGTCTACGACATCACGGTCACGGACGACACGGGCGACGTGGTCGCCGAGGTGCGGGGCCGCTCGCTCACGACGGGGCGCCGCCCCGCGGAGTGA
- a CDS encoding 3-hydroxyacyl-CoA dehydrogenase family protein produces MSLPQNVGVLGGGRMGAGIAHAFLLAGVQVHVVERDEESADAARQRIETSLGRSVARGGDTLPLDELTSALTVGTSVGDFAQAGLVIEAVPEDRTLKAEALSRIEAVVAGDAVLATNTSSISITDLAGGLTFPERFLGMHFFNPVPSSTLIEVVIGARTLSSLVDTLRGWVAELGKTAVVVRDSPGFASSRLGVMLALEAIRMLEEGVASAADIDAAMELGYRHPTGPLRTTDIVGLDVRLGIAEELERAFGDRFAPPALLRRMVDDGQLGRKSGRGFYDWSDER; encoded by the coding sequence ATGAGCCTTCCACAGAACGTCGGAGTGCTGGGCGGAGGGCGGATGGGCGCCGGGATCGCCCACGCGTTCCTGCTCGCCGGCGTCCAGGTGCATGTCGTGGAGCGCGATGAGGAGTCGGCGGATGCCGCCCGCCAGCGCATCGAGACGAGTCTGGGTCGGTCGGTCGCGCGCGGCGGTGACACTCTCCCGCTCGACGAGCTCACCTCCGCGCTCACGGTCGGGACCTCGGTCGGCGACTTCGCCCAGGCGGGCCTGGTCATCGAGGCCGTACCCGAGGATCGGACTCTCAAAGCGGAGGCGCTGTCGCGCATCGAGGCGGTGGTCGCGGGTGACGCGGTGCTCGCCACGAACACCTCCTCGATCTCGATCACCGATCTCGCGGGCGGCCTCACCTTCCCCGAGCGCTTCCTCGGCATGCACTTCTTCAACCCGGTGCCCTCGTCGACGCTGATCGAGGTCGTGATCGGTGCACGGACCCTGTCCTCCCTCGTCGACACGCTGCGCGGCTGGGTGGCCGAGCTCGGCAAGACCGCGGTCGTCGTGCGCGACTCCCCCGGCTTCGCCTCCAGCCGCCTCGGCGTGATGCTCGCACTCGAGGCCATCCGGATGCTGGAGGAGGGCGTGGCCTCGGCCGCCGACATCGACGCCGCCATGGAGCTCGGATATCGGCATCCCACCGGACCGTTGCGCACGACCGACATCGTCGGGCTCGACGTACGCCTCGGCATCGCGGAGGAGCTGGAGCGCGCGTTCGGCGATCGCTTCGCCCCGCCCGCACTGCTGCGGCGGATGGTGGACGACGGACAGCTGGGCCGCAAGAGCGGCCGAGGATTCTACGACTGGAGTGACGAGAGATGA